The sequence TATCGCTCTTCTGGTCGCTGCGCTTAGtgtacggaagggggcgctgtcgcacggcttcatacaatttagggacttagacaaaatttggccgggcggcggcaattttttctaagtgttttacggCGCCCGAAGCGTCCGGCGGTCCTGAACTGCCGAACGTGCTGAACCACTTAATGACGGTTCACCGCCCGGCGCTCGGACCGGCAGCCTCGCGGGCCGGACGGCTTTCACGTAGGCGGACCGTGTGGACTGCCCTCGGACCGGTCCGAACCGTTCGGggcgagttgattttcacacaggtaAGGCGTCGCCAAGAAGTAAAAGTAACTCATGTACTCCGCAGAGCTGCTGAAAGTAGACCCCAAATCACACCGCAAGTTCGCTACACCTTGTGAGTATGTCACGGTGGCATGGCTCTCCTCTACCTCTCGACTTAAACATTAACATCTcctcaacacataaacacaacaaatagaCTTTCCGACAACTACATGAAACGCCGGACACCCCTGACCTGCTATGGAAACATCATACGAACTACACATTACTATCCCGGGGAGTAAAAcccacatgtatatctataattCTATCTCTATATGTCTGTCTTACATCTAAACTGACCCATCTGGTGACTCCCCCCCACTGACTTCCGCCACGTCCGCATGATACTCGCTGCTCAGCTAATCTATACTGTATTCCTGATAGCACTGACATAATTTATCTAACATTGGTTGCCTACATTCTAACAAATCTAAAACTACTACAACAAAGCTGAACAAAGTAAGTAACAGAACTAGGCCGGTGTGCACGGTGCGCCAATGATACTATGCGAGCCCACCGACCTTCctcctgtgtctctctctgtatggACTCTCTGCCCGGGCCCGCTCTTTCTCCGGTCACCATCCCGCCCGCCGCGTGGCTGTCCAGCCTTGCCCCGGCCACTGCCGCTCTCTTTGCCGCTACCACAGGTCGTTACTGCCGCAGGCACTCCGGGCCGGCTCTCTGTCAGAGTAGAAGTCGGCCTGCATCTCTCGGACGACGCCTCCTCTGCTGCTCCCTCTCGCTCGCCTCGGCCACCGACGCTCGCCCGTCGCCTGCCCCTTGCTGGACTTGCTGGTCAACCCCGCGGGCTCGGTACTCCGGATCGGCACTCTGTCCTACGTCTCTGAACGGCTCTCGTCTGCCCCTGTCCCGTCCGTTGAACTTGACTCACCCCAGCCGTACTACCagatgtcacggtggcatggtagtgagtcaagtcaaggatcaggacagaggcatgatgttgcggagATGATAACTTTATTCAGGACAATCTGGACACGTCCTACCCTGTCGGTGTCTCTAGCTGGAATCCCCTTCCCTGATACGTGTCCCTTCTCAAAACCCATTACATCTGCTCTCAATTACTCGGGTGacactccccacaccaggggtgatcacagagtgatcacgatgtcacctcgtgacaAGTAGGTGAGCCCTGCTCGCATCCCGCCAGTACTGTCAAGTTGGCGTTTCTATAGGCAGCCGCTTCAGGGCCTTGTGAAAATGTCCGAGTCCCCAGGACACGTCCAGGGATCGCTAGCTGCCGTGTACGAGTCTCTCCAGACGTCAGTCCTACAGCTGTTCACGGACCCAACCCAACTGTCCCCGGGCCAGGCTGTGCTGGTCGCCGCCTCTGCGCTGTTTGTCGGGGCGGTGGTGTGGACCTGCTGCGGCGGGCAGAGGCGGACAAAAGTCAAGCTACGGGCAGAGTTTACACCAGGTAAGACTGCAGCTGCTATCGAGTTAGAATTGATGTATAAGTCGCTAAGGGGCGTTCCTTATCAGTGGTGACTCCGCGGACACCATGAGTAAGGTTTACTagggtttacagaaaaggctgggctgtctacctgggctggctaagCCCATTAgtacaaaagctgttttagcagtaggggatGTTTGTGCTCAGTGAAGAAGCTGTTTGTGACAGAACTGTATGTGAATCGGCTGTATGTGAAGGGGCAGTGTGTGATGGTTGGTCAGCTGTTGTACTGTGGCATTTGGGGTGAAGTTCTTCCATGGAGCCTCAGTATCCTTCGTAGACACTTGCACTGTCACGGGCATTCAGGAGCCGTTCTTCGGTGGCTATCACggtccaggcttctgcgccTTACATTAGGATCGACAATACCTGGTTGTTGTACAGTTGAACTGCGAGGAGCGTAAGACAGGCAttgctaaattgcaagggtctcgaatggctgccatttggcgctaactcaggtgacttcaatacgttagcaattgccccaggtgcggccatagaacttaaggttttgaaccactcacaccatgaacgatccctactcttttccataagtgtggtgggttctttaacgtatgGATCTCCTCAaatacaggacctccatttaacaccctacccgagggacggccctaatcaaagttaggtactcatttctcTACCTTAGTTTAGTAAGGAAAGACGAACAGCATTTTCATTATAATTTGTGTTAATTGATGTtgacatttatatgtattttgtttttgtgacCTAGGAAAAGTGTACTACCACGCACCACCACCTGTGAAGGCCATCCCATGTCTGACTCCGTTTGGTATGAAGCTGGAGACATATCTGCGTATGGCTGATATTCCATACGAGCCCATGTATGGGAGGAGTATGGGCCCAAAGGTTTGTATATCATCACGGTCAGGTTAAGGCTTGGGAAACTATGATAGACCAGAATGGCTTTGAAATTTATAGATTTTATCGTCATGCACTTTAAGATCCCGCCCTCAAAAAAAGTCATGCCCTCTCTGAATAAAAGTGACCCCCTAAAGACTAATGTGTGGCCACAAGAGTTTGATACATGAGTACATAATTTGTTCTCTCAAAGTTGTTTATTTTACACCCAAAACGGTTTGAAATATTGATTTTAACTGATgtaatatttgttgtttgttattaTGAGAGCCATTGTAGTCATGTAGACTGTGATAGCATACACATTGTAGAGAATATTGTTGACTTGAATTTGGCTTTGTTTCCACAGGGGAAAATCCCATGGATAGAGTACAACGGGGAAGCCATGGGAGACTCTGGTTTCATCATGGAGTTCCTGAACAGGGAGAAAGGtgtggacctgaaccagaccctGAGTGATGCAGACAAGGCTGTCGGCAGGGCCTTCACTAAGATGGTGGAGGAGAACACATACTGGTATGAGGGCTACCAATTGCAATATTGTAAACTGCACGTaggtacacatatacatgtaggttaaggACTTAAAGACAGGACATCAAAAATATTCAGGGGAGGGGGGAGAGAATAACACTGCCACTCACCGTGGCAGAGTGTATTGGGAACACTGTATAGGAGTGTCAAGGTCTCCTCTGGGTCTTGCTGGAAAAGCTGTAGTTTGTCTAATGGTTGTTTATATGGCACACCTCTGTACATATCGTTTATCTGGAGGGTGGACATTTGGGGGTATTGCTGCTACctggaaggtgtctgatagacatcgaaatgtaagcGCAGTAAAAACATCCTGGTTTGGTACAAGAACTCCTAcatcctatgttctaccaacctaatgaaattattttcggggAATATAATGCAACTTCTGTTATGTTAAAATTCAAATTGTCAAGTTACcaatacaatattttttttttctattcagaAAATATTATCTGCAGGACCAGGACCTCCCCTCTGGAGTTGAGCCTGCCTGTAATATCATTCATAtattacacacagacacagacacacacaccaaacacacacacagacacatatacAGAGACACATACtcccacacagacacacatacacacataaacgcacacacacacatacacacacatagacacatacacacacaaatacacacatacacacactcacacacatacaaacacacatacacagtgaCACNNNNNNNNNNNNNNNNNNNNNNNNNNNNNNNNNNNNNNNNNNNNNNNNNNNNNNNNNNNNNNNNNNNNNNNNNNNNNNNNNNNNNNNNNNNNNNNNNNNNACTCACACCAGTAAAGACCCCTTCTTTTTTCGTCAAGAGTGTtataatgatgttttttttttttaacttttaagtttaaaagaaaaaaaactaacatgCTCAAGGTGTAGCTCTTCTCAAAACAAGGCCTTTATCTTGTGAGAGGATCTTCCTAACTAAAGCTTGAGGTACACATTTTCACCGAGTCGAGTGAGAATataggtgttaagtgcctttcccaagggcacaaaaagAATTGGTCATTATTCCTTGTATATATGATGTATAATTAATCAAATGTACTAAAGGTCATGGGGTGGAGTTATTTTCCATAAGGTAATTTATATGTTATAAAAAATGATCATAGCTCCTCCCCCAACCTATTAACTGTGCTACACACTGCTTGCATATTAAGTACAGGACTGTATAGatatcattataataataataataataatatcaggTATAtcttgcagccagtaggtacccaaagtgagggtaatgaggctgtttaacgtggtcgaggcacctcctcgagcacgggacccccgttttacgtccctcctggaagacgatttcgtggaaagcttcgtgaggctacagcaatccggacgtccggaccgcgcgttgcttaacttccgagatcgagggatcgggtgtaccaacgcgccacgcggccgtagctattATGATGGCTTAAAATAGTTTTCCCTGTTtcttatcataatgatattcatacatgtaactccaTGTGACATAAAAAGTGTACACTACATCTGTTTCGACCAAAGTTTCAGCCCAGCCATGTGTTGGAATTCCCCATGGCATAAGGGCTGTAACCTCAAGTATTTTGCGATTCACTGCGTGGTATTCTCTTAATAGCCTaatgaaaagttggttcgggcaattGAATTTTTCATGTACTTGCCAGAGAAGACAAGTGAATTTTGGAAAAGTTGTTAAACCCTGTTTTTCTAAGTTCTGAAATATCTATAGATGCCAAGCAGTTTTATAGCACATCTTTCCCCAAGTTTGAACCAGATACAGAGTTTCTTTACACGCAAGTTACAGagtttgacccctgacctccaaACTGAAACCCACAAAAAAGGCTGACGCCCCTTACTTCTGGGTTTCGTGTGTTACACTCATGCAATGCTATTTTGTTTGGAGCAATCCCCTATCTCGGTTATAGGCGCTTGCGGCACACAAACCATatgtctatatacatgtataataatggATTGTGTTTAAAAACAGAAAGACATATAGAAAACCCTGTGGGCCTTATTATTTTGGATGACAGATCTGTCATAGTATTAATCAATATTGAAAATGCAAGCAAAGGGACgtcattacaatgtacatttgacaGTATTGTATatctttctatatttttctcTGAACCATAAATGAAAGCAATATTTTACAAACTAAATGATTTAGATTGGCATAGTTGCAAGTATTTGCAACAACCGCTAATATTTAACCTAATGCTTAGCTTAGATGACAGAAGTcagtaaagaaaaagaaaatagaacGCACCAGCAAAACATTATGTATTGCCTACCAGGTAAATATAACAAGTCTTGGCTTGCATTTGCCACTTGTGCCGTCAACATGGGATTTTTTGAATgagacatgcaggtaaaaaattATCCTGAGCAGGGATTGAATATTTCCTACAACTGtccatgaatgaaaaaaaatgtatatcatgcCTTACTGCAGTGAGTCTGTGAATCCAAGCTATACCCATGAGGAATGGTGAGATAGACTTCAGCATTGCTATGATTTATCGTGCGATGTTAGTACTGGCATTTCACAAGCCCTAAGGCAGTGTCTCCcatggtatgtatgtatggtatACTTACAGAAGATGGGTACGCTCCACACTGAAGTGTCAAGACTATCATAAGTCATACCAAAGCTACCCTTTATGTTATGGCATCTCTAATGTTGTGTAATATCTCTGGCCATATGCAATCTTTTTCTGAATGTAGACAGCGATATATGGAATTTGAAGTTTTCCTTTGACTCAAGCTTGAGATTGCCTTAAGATATTTTGTGTAAATCTAAAATTGATATAGAATAGTACGCATATAGATTGAGCtattttcagaatttttacCCTGCCcgaatatataatatataattattgttttcagtgtgatatTTGTTTGTTCTGGTGTCTGTCTGTAGTTATTTAAATGTTGTAAACTAAAATGAtagggttcgaatccggctgccatgttaccgatcttgtgcccttgggaaaggcactttacatgactttcctcactttactcaggtgaaaatgagtgcctagcttcggctagggccgtccctcggataggatgttaaatggaggtcccgtgtttggggagagcaacaccccaagcacgttaaagaacccgccacatgtgcgatggtgcggtgtaaccggatcaaaccattctggccaaaatggggtagggaatctctcgtaacccctgctttgcctatttggtcagtcctcactcatagtgagcaattgagctggtctcaatctaATGTTTCTGACATatagggcgaagagatgctgttacagttacaatgtaacccatAGTCTTGAGTGGCCTTTAGGTCTTTACATGGTGACCATTaagttaaaagaaaaaaagaaaggataGTCACGtatacaaggtacatgtagttgtgatCAAAGACTGGCAGGATGCAGAGGTTGGCTTATGCCCCTTTCCAAGGTTGTTCCTGCAGGCTGGCAGGAAGGAagtgatgctacatgtatacgagcaatcgcgatgatgtcacggtgacgcagtggtagggcaaaaagcaggtgtttggcaaactattgatttacatattaaccagtattttgatctgctaatttaaatatagatttttaatccaatctactgacatcctggtaggcaccagtcGTCGAATAAcctggatataaacaacaatagCGATTGTTCATATTAGTTCACCTTAGAGCCTTAagttcgcatcagttttaggcttcccagaggatgtcatccatatgttCCAATCAACATAGCTTTAAGGTTTGTGATACAACAATGTATTTAGAATAACGCAGTATGTTGAGATGACNNNNNNNNNNNNNNNNNNNNNNNNNNNNNNNNNNNNNNNNNNNNNNNNNNNNNNNNNNNNNNNNNNNNNNNNNNNNNNNNNNNNNNNNNNNNNNNNNNNNNNNNNNNNNNNNNNNNNNNNNNNNNNNNNNNNNNNNNNNNNNNNNNNNNNNNNNNNNNNNNNNNNNNNNNNNNNNNNNNNNNNNNNNNNNNNNNNNNNNNNNNNNNNNNNNNNNNNNNNNNNNNNNNNNNNNNNNNNNNNNNNNNNNNNNNNNNNNNNNNNNNNNNNNNNNNNNNNNNNNNNNNNNNNNNNNNNNNNNNNNNNNNNNNNNNNNNNNNNNNNNNNNNNNNNNNNNNNNNNNNNNNNNNNNNNNNNNNNNNNNNNNNNNNNNNNNNNNNNNNNNNNNNNNNNNNNNNNNNNNNNNNNNNNNNNNNNNNNNNNNNNNNNNNNNNNNNNNNNNNNNNNNNNNNNNNNNNNNNNNNNNNNNNNNNNNNNNNNNNNNNNNNNNNNNNNNNNNNNNNNNNNNNNNNNNNNNNNNNNNNNNNNNNNNNNNNNNNNNNNNNNNNNNNNNNNNNNNNNNNNNNNNNNNNNNNNNNNNNNNNNNNNNNNNNNNNNNNNNNNNNNNNNNNNNNNNNNNNNNNNNNNNNNNNNNNNNNNNNNNNNNNNNNNNNNNNNNNNNNNNNNNNNNNNNNNNNNNNNNAGTTACTTTTACTGTGAGATcgcgtagcgcagcggcagGGTATTTGCCTCGTGATCGAGAGGTCTcaagttcgaatccggctgctgTGTCACCAATCTTactatgcccttgggaaaggcactttacaccgctttcctcactttcctcaggtgaaaatgagtaccgatgatgatgatgatgtttttaCATTTGAGACTTGATATTATGTTGAAATCAGCTGAAAACTTTTGCTCAGTAAGAGTGACTGAAGCTTGCTGCCAGGTACCATTTATCCTGTCTGTCTTACCCAATCATAACTTTCCTCTACTCTTCCCAACATACAAACTTTGCAAACTTTTTAATACCCAGGAGTACacgctcatttgcatatttgggaaAGATTGACGGTTTTATATATTACAGCCTGCAGCACAATCATAATCCTTAAGTTAAAATGTGTGATGCAAGGAATTGGCCTTAACAGCTGAGACCTTCCGTGGAAAATCCGTTTTGACACCCTGTCATAATCTCTATCCTTGCAGGCCCGGATGAAAAGTATTAGTATGCACATGTAGAGTTTACTTTATCCTGTGAAACAAACCAATTTCTCTACtgaaaagaagagaagaaaaattTGTAAACATGCTTCGGGCTAATCCCAAAATTACACATCCTACCTTTGTTGCAccgggatgtccctgtagctcaactggtagcagcgtCACAGCTAAGCTTTTGGTtctaattagttggtaactgggagatccAGTTCTAATCCTCGATAGGGCATTTTGGGTTTGAGTTGCAgcatcttttggaagggacttTAATTGTCAGTACTGTGTTCAAGTAGGTGCCTCATGCTTGTTAGGGGAAGGGCTACCAACGCATCCCTGTAGTTTTTGTGGATTATGAGCCATTTTTGACCAAAGTGTATACAGTGTAACAGTtaattcatttaagttcgcggggatttaattttgcagtagcaccatgcactgtagtctcttactgtgaTGGAAACTTCTTGGAACTGCAGTGcaagatttttttatttgtataagaagtgtttatttgtataatcaatgaaaaaattATATAATAACAAAGTGGTACATGATGCGATTTTCATTATTGTCGCTGTTGAAAGTTGTTTaaattttaactttttaacgtaaatcatgtaaatctcatttacataatttatgagaagaTGTTACAATATTATAGCTTTTTTTGGCTTTTAAGATTATTCTCGGAACaacatttattatcatatatgGGTAGAAaatttatacaaatgaggaccATATCTCAggtctctatttgcataatcatcAGAAACATTTGATATGGGTCACTCATGCAAAAGGGTtaacatcatttggcaaaggtatgaggttgtggaactctagtttcttctGAATTTACACCAGCAGAACAGCATGCAACCTATACTAAGCCAAGTTTCCTCAGGGAATATATGATACGCAcagtatgatataatataatatccCCAAAAAGCTCNNNNNNNNNNNNNNNNNNNNNNNNNNNNNNNNNNNNNNNNNNNNNNNNNNNNNNNNNNNNNNNNNNNNNNNNNNNNNNNNNNNNNNNNNNNNNNNNNNNNGCTTCCTGTATTCTAAGATCTCTATAACTCAACTTTATACAACTAAATGTTGCCGACCATAGTTTAAAATCCTACTTCCGGATTTAGGTGTTTCTGTTGGCTGCAAAGCTATTTGTCTAGCTGTCTTTTATCAATTATAATCTTGGATTTCTGTCATTAATTATATTCTTCCTAGACTTTGGTTCATTTTATCATGATTTAGGCCAAGGGAAAAAATACTGTGTGTCCTGTCtcagtcatgaaaaaaaattaaggttaGTAGGAAGGGGATTAtcctctttaattttttttagacttAAGCCCAAACTCTAGatagtgatacaatacagtttaacaaagtaaaactgaaatgcatgaggacacttatattttcaatgtcaaacttatgcataatggttacaaatctgtgaataaatgtatccttcattagataggacaagcatgAGCAGGTTTTATTTTA comes from Branchiostoma floridae strain S238N-H82 chromosome 19, Bfl_VNyyK, whole genome shotgun sequence and encodes:
- the LOC118406301 gene encoding failed axon connections homolog; amino-acid sequence: MSESPGHVQGSLAAVYESLQTSVLQLFTDPTQLSPGQAVLVAASALFVGAVVWTCCGGQRRTKVKLRAEFTPGKVYYHAPPPVKAIPCLTPFGMKLETYLRMADIPYEPMYGRSMGPKGKIPWIEYNGEAMGDSGFIMEFLNREKGVDLNQTLSDADKAVGRAFTKMVEENTYWYEGYQLQYCKLHVGTHIHVG